A stretch of the Marmota flaviventris isolate mMarFla1 chromosome 12, mMarFla1.hap1, whole genome shotgun sequence genome encodes the following:
- the LOC139707888 gene encoding LOW QUALITY PROTEIN: uncharacterized protein (The sequence of the model RefSeq protein was modified relative to this genomic sequence to represent the inferred CDS: deleted 1 base in 1 codon; substituted 8 bases at 8 genomic stop codons): protein MCVPRRQAAGPALPIGRKTTYLAGAGGGSVPLRAARLVLTVAAVLPTLQAQAAALPLSRPLGLFCLYAPPKKNSREKKLEFSQLEVGELKTGYLSSLRTQLVAMVVTDRCLLVVSSSDISLVPYIWCIAREVRIAGQGDPNRLLWGLDHWTEVHLRAQNLSFSVKCRTWQTLCALEWPTFGVGWPPEESFYSPLIQKVKDIVFQQGPHSHPDQQPYILTWQDLCESPPWVKPFLEVKPAQHPPDDFPEAHIAPPPLEEAGPAKGTRWQRMIKNPEAPVILPLRLYGPMIEDGHGGEMQAYQYWPFSSSDLYNWKNNNPPFSEDPTWLTCLIEPAYLASLMFSHQPTCDDCQQLLGTLFMTEEXEIILLEARKNILGPDERPTQLPNIIEANFPLNRPNWDPNTFEGREHLSTYHRALIVRLRAAARRPTNLAKVREIIQGPNESPSMFLERIMEAYRRYTPFDPQAEDQKASVTMAFIVQAALDIKRMLQCLDGLQDMTLRDLVREAKKVYYKRETEEEKEQRREKEREQREDKRSKRQTEALTKVLVTTTNRPVVKRQGDRKGYLGPRQKPPPLASDQCAYCREKXHCTKXCPRKKQPRQPAILTLEDDXESRGSDPLPELMVTFDVVGTPVNFEVDTGAVYSALKDPLGPLSTKRSLVQGTNGSKYRAWTTKRTMDLGKGKVHHSFLVIPECPAPLMGRDLLTKLWARITFNPEGPQMEFLNPSVKTPIVMALTMSVEDEHQLFTPPMTDQTGKLSQKWITDYPDAWVETAGLGLAIKQPPIMVELKTSASPIHIKQYPLSKEAKDGIRPHIQKYLALGVLRPCQSAWNTPLLPVKKAGTGDYCPVQDLREINNKVQDIHPTVPNPYNLLSTLNPERKWYTVLDLKDAFFCLPLHKDSQLLFAFEWVDPETGMSGQLTWTRLPHGFKNSPTLFDEALHRDLNNFRTMHPEVTLLQYVDDLLLAADTKENCESGTQVLLSELAQLGYRASVKKAQICQQEVIFLGYSLRGSKQWLTEPRKQTVVQIPPPSNRRQLREFLGTAGFCRLWIPGFVSLAAPLYPLLKGNAQFQWNPEHQQAFDNIQRALLSALALALLDVEKAFTLYIEEKKGIARGVLTQTLRPWRRPIAYLSKKLDPVASGWLHCLKAIAAVALLIKDADKLMLGQKLTIIAPHALEIIIRQSPDRWLSNSRITHYQSLLLDKDRIILGPPTPLNLATLLPEQSSEPVTHDCQHILAEETSIRRDLKDQPLPHPEVIWFTDGSSFLQDGKQWAGAAIVSRTKVIWSSSLPEGTSAQKAELIALTKTLELVAGKKSTIYTDSRYAFATAHIHWAIYQQRGLLTSAGKEIKNRDEILRLLSAVQSPKELAIVHCPGHQKGNDPVVVGSRRADEEAKLAALNGVTMLTLSTWGEYESGDLTTSEHPDNLTSKDTDTELFDYTEPSLQFQKALHYVKNVHQLTHLGLKKLQAFLKDQEQSFPLTGSQXKEIAEXVTKACRACQLVNAYPAKLPVGRRLRGTRPGQFWEVDFTEIKPARYGLKYLLIVVDAFSGWIEAFPTTREMAQMVVKKILEDIFPRYGLPKVIGSDYGPAFVAQVSQGLARTLGINWRLHCAYRPQSSGQIERMNRTIKETLMKLSLETGIKDWTMLLPYALFRARNTPSVSLCNLTPYEILYGAPPPVRDLTPTLRPNDSFHTPLLDRLKALERTQRYLXKQLATAYQPGDEGTPHQYQVGNFVYVRXHQVSSLEPRWKGPYQVLLITPTAVKVDGITSWIHASHLKPAPCPDSGWKLEKTGNTLKLRIRHVDTAMDSPHDHQ, encoded by the exons tctcttggtggtctcttcctccgacattTCGCTGGTCCCTTACATTTGGTGCATTGCCCGGGAAGTGCGCATCGCCGGACAGGGAGACCCCAACAGACTCCTTTGGGGG CTTGATCACTGGACTGAAGTCCACTTAAgggctcagaatctttctttttcagtaaaatgcCGGACTTGGCAGACTCTCTGTGCCTTAGAATGGCCCACCTTTGGAGTTGGATGGCCTCCAGAAGAATCTTTCTACTCCCCACTAATTCAAAAAGTCAAAGATATTGTTTTTCAGCAGGGGCCACATAGCCATCCAGATCAACAGCCGTATATCTTAACTTGGCAGGACCTCTGTGAATCTCCTCCATGGGTGAAGCCTTTTCTT GAAGTTAAGCCGGCCCAGCACCCTCCAGATGACTTCCCCGAGGCACACatagcccctcctcccctggaggaaGCTGGCCCGGCTAAAGGAACTCGCTGGCAGCGAATGATTAAAAACCCTGAAGCCCCCGTGATACTTCCCCTCCGTCTTTATGGGCCAATGATAGAGGATGGCCATGGTGGAGAAATGCAAGCCTACCAGTATTGGCCTTTCTCCTCTTCAGATCtatataactggaaaaataacaatcCCCCTTTTTCCGAGGACCCCACGTGGCTCACATGTCTGATtga gcctgcctaccttgcgtCATTGATGTTTTCACACCAGCCTACTTGTGATGACTGCCAACAACTCTTAGGCACTCTCTTCATGACAGAGGAATGAGAGATAATCCTcctggaagctaga aaaaatatcctcGGGCCAGATGAGCGACCGACACAACTTCCCAACATAATCGAAGCCAACTTCCCCTTGAACCGACCAAACTGGGACCCCAACACCTTTgaaggtagggagcatctgtccacttatcACCGGGCTCTAATAGTTCGTCTCCGAGCAGCCGCTAGACGGCcaactaatttggccaaggtaagagagattattcaagGGCCTAATGAATCTCCCTCTATGTTTCTGGAGAGAATTATGGAGgcatataggagatatactcctTTTGATCCTCAGGCAGAGGATCAAAAGGCATCTGTCACGATGGCCTTTATTGTGCAAGCTGCCCTGGATATTAAAAGAATGTTACAATGCTTAGATGGATTACAAGATATGACTCTGAGAGATTTAGTCAGAGAAGCCAAGAAGGTATactataagagagaaactgaggaagagaaggaacaaaggagggagaaagaaagggagcaaagggaggataaaagaagcaaaagacagactGAGGCATTGACTAAGGTCCTGGTCACAACAACAAATAGGCCAGTAGTtaagagacagggagacagaaagggaTACCTGGGCCCACGCCAGAAGCCACCACCTCTGGCCTCAGATCAATGTGCCTACTGTAGAGAAAAATGACACTGTACCAAATAGTGCCCTAGGAAGAAACAGCCACGCCAGCCAGCCATTCTAACTCTGGAGGATGACTAGGAAAGTCGGGGCTCAGATCCCCTCCCTGAGCTCATGGTAACTTTTGATGTGGTGGGGACCCCAGTAAACTTTGAAGTGGATACAGGGGCAGTATACTCAGCCCTTAAGGACCCATTGGGCCCTCTATCAACTAAAAGATCTCTAGTTCAAGGGACTAATGGCAGTAAATATCGGGCTTGGACAACTAAGAGGACCATGGACCTGGGAAAAGGAAAAGTCCATCACTCCTTCCTAGTGATCCCAGAATGCCCGGCCCCATTGATGGGCAGAGATCTGCTCACCAAGCTCTGGGCCAGAATAACTTTTAACCCTGAAGGCCCCCAAATggaatttctaaatccttcagtaaaaactCCTATAGTCATGGCTTTAACTATGTCAGTAGAAGATGAACATCAACTCTTCACACCCCCCATGACTGATCAAACAGGCAAGCTATCCCAGAAATGGATAACAGATTACCCAGATGCCTGGGTAGAAACTGCTGggttaggcctagccataaaacaacctCCAATAATGGTGGAGTTaaaaacctcagcctccccaattcatattaaacaatatcctctgagcaaagaagctaaagatgggataaggccccatattcagaaatatctggccTTAGGGGTCCTAAGGCCCTGTCAATCGGCCTGGAACACTCCCCTGCTACCAGTAAAAAAGGCAGGAACTGGGGACTATTGCCCCGTTCAAGACCTAAGAGAGATCAACAACAAAGTGCAGGACATTCACCCCACAGTACCTAATCCGTACAATCTGCTTAGCACCCTGAACCCTGAGCGAAAATGGTATACTGTCctggacttaaaagatgctttcttttgcttgcctctgcATAAAGATAGTCAGCTGCTGTTTGCTTTCGAGTGGGTAGACCCAGAAACCGGAATGTCTGGTCAACTAACTTGGACCAGACTCCCACACGGGTTCAaaaactcccccactctctttgatgaagcccTCCACAGAGATCTCAACAACTTCAGAACCATGCACCCTGAAGTCACCCTACTCCAATATGTGGATGACCTGCTACTGGCAGCAGACaccaaggaaaactgtgagtCTGGGACCCAAGTACTACTATCTGAGCTTGCTCAACTTGGGTATAGAGCTTCTGTcaaaaaggcccaaatttgccagcaagaagtaatcttcctggGCTATTCCCTTAGGGGCAGTAAACAATggctcactgagcccagaaaacaaaccgTTGTGCAGATACCACCCCCATCTAATAGGAGGCAACTCAGAGAGTTTCTTGGGACTGCTGGCTTTTGCAGGTTATGGATACCTGGGTTTGTATCCTTAGCTGCTCCTTTATACCCGTTGTTAAAGGGAAATGCCCAATTCCAATGGAACCCTGAGCACCAACAAGCTTTTGATAACATCCAAAGGGCACTGCTATCTGCTCTGGCCTTAGCACTCCTGGATGTAGAAAAAGCCTTTACTCTCTacattgaggaaaagaaaggaatagcacGAGGAGTGCTCACTCAGACTCTAAGACCCTGGAGAAGGCCTATAGCCTACTTATCTAAAAAGCTGGACCCAGTGGCTAGTGGATGGCTCCATTGCCTAAAAGCTATAGCAGCGGTGGCCCTACTAATCAAGGATGCTGATAAGTTAATGCTGGGGCAGAAGCTAACCATTATAGCCCCCCATGCCCTAGAGATCATCATCCGCCAGTCACCAGACAGATGGCTATCAAACTCTAGAATAACACACTATCAGAGCCTGTTGCTTGACAAGGACAGAATAATACTgggaccccccaccccacttAACCTGGCTACACTACTACCTGAACAATCATCAGAACCCGTCACTCATGACTGTCAACATATACTGGCAGAAGAAACCAGTATTCGACGGGATTTAAAGGATcagccactgccccaccctgAGGTCATATGGTTCACTGATGGCAGCAGCTTTCTCCAGGATGGTAAGCAGTGGGCTGGGGCAGCAATAGTTAGCAGAACTAAAGTCATCTGGTCCTCTAGCCTCCCGGAGGGAACATCGGCTCAAAAGGCAGAGCTGATCGCCCTCACAAAGACATTAGAACTAGTGGCAGGCAAAAAGTCCACCATATACACAGATAGCCGCTATGCCTTCGCTACTGCTCATATACACTGGGCTATCTACCAGCAAAGGGGACTATTAACCTCtgcaggaaaagaaataaaaaacagagatgagATCCTCCGCCTCCTCTCAGCAGTGCAAAGCCCTAAAGAACTAGCTATAGTGCACTGTCCAGGACACCAGAAAGGAAACGATCCTGTAGTGGTCGGGAGCAGGAGGGCGGATGAAGAGGCTAAATTGGCAGCCCTAAACGGAGTAACCATGTTAACACTTTCCACATGGGGGGAATATGAGTCAGGAGATTTAACTACATCAGAGCACCCCGACAACTTAACATCTAAGGACACTGACACTGAACTCTTTGACTACACTGAGCCCAGCTTGCAATTTCAGAAAGCCCTACACTACGTTAAAAACGTACATCAACTCACTCACCTTGGTTTAAAGAAACTGCAGGCATTCCTAAAGGATCAAGAACAGAGTTTTCCACTAACCGGCTCACAGTGAAAGGAAATAGCTGAATGAGTAACAAAAGCCTGTCGGGCCTGTCAATTGGTTAATGCTTACCCCGCCAAGCTTCCTGTAGGAAGGCGCCTTCGAGGGACCAGACCAGGACAATTTTGGGAAgtggactttactgaaattaagccagcaagGTATGGACTTAAATATCTCCTAATCGTTGTAGATGCATTTTCAGGATGGATTGAAGCCTTCCCCACAACAAGAGAAATGGCGCAAATGGTggtcaagaagatcctggaagatatttttccaagatacgGCCTGCCTAAGGTAATAGGGTCTGATTATGGACCGGCGTTCGtggcccaggtaagtcaggggttagccaggaccctggggattaaTTGGAGGTTACATTGCGCttatagaccccagagctcaggacaaatagaaagaatgaatagaaccATTAAAGAGACCTTGATGAAATTAAGCTTGGAGACCGGcataaaagattggactatgctCCTGCCTTATGCACTCTTTCGTGCAAGAAAtactccctctgtttctttgtgtaacctcaccccctatgaaattctctatggtgcccctcctccagtaaGGGACCTGACCCCAACTCTAAGACCTAATGATTCCTTTCACACCCCCTTGCTTGACAGACTTAAAGCTCTTGAAAGAACCCAGCGATACCTGTGAAAACAGCTGGCCACTGCCTATCAACCTGGAGACGAAGGGACTCCACATCAATATCAAGTGGGGAACTTCGTCTACGTAAGATGACATCAGGTGTCATCCCTAGAACCCCGCTGGAAAGGACCATACCAGGTGCTTCTTATAACACCTACAGCGGTAAAGGTAGACGGAATCACTTCCTGGATCCATGCCTCTCATCTCAAGCCTGCGCCCTGTCCAGACTCTGGCTGGAAATTGGAAAAGACTGGTAACACTCTCAAATTGCGTATTCGCCATGTGGATACGGCTATGGATTCTCCCCATGATCAccagtag